The Crocinitomicaceae bacterium genome includes a region encoding these proteins:
- a CDS encoding GreA/GreB family elongation factor: MKIMEESVLIVSKEELPIIKRLIEKYPATDIIEKRGRQKLYRELKLAELKSNDEMPAEVVRLNSIVSVQTSFGRKDGLKIVLPQESNLQKKKLSVMSSMGTALYGYAEGSKVLWNLPNGEEFIVIERVINDKE; the protein is encoded by the coding sequence ATGAAAATCATGGAAGAGTCAGTGCTTATTGTGTCAAAGGAAGAATTACCGATTATAAAAAGGTTAATCGAAAAATATCCGGCTACCGATATTATTGAAAAACGTGGAAGACAAAAATTATACCGAGAGCTAAAGCTTGCTGAATTAAAATCAAACGATGAAATGCCAGCGGAAGTTGTTCGCCTAAACAGTATTGTTTCTGTTCAAACTTCGTTCGGAAGAAAAGACGGATTAAAAATTGTACTCCCTCAAGAAAGCAATTTGCAAAAGAAAAAATTATCTGTGATGTCATCTATGGGCACGGCCCTATATGGTTATGCTGAGGGAAGCAAAGTTTTATGGAACTTACCCAACGGTGAAGAATTTATAGTAATTGAACGAGTTATTAACGATAAAGAGTAA
- a CDS encoding RNA polymerase sigma factor has protein sequence MTDTTKYTDTNHLVVTRCKKGEKKAYKELYGLYSKAMFNVSLRILNNNEEAKDVLQDSFTKAFQKIASFDEKHSFGVWLKRITINSSLDVLKKRKLNFISLEDEHYMASEIIDDENADEDDEAIYDVETIRDCVLKLPDGYRTVLSLYLFEEYSHREIAEFLNISEGTSKSQYNRAKKKLIDLIKLNTISDGR, from the coding sequence ATGACTGACACTACCAAATACACTGATACTAACCATTTAGTGGTTACCCGATGTAAAAAGGGCGAAAAAAAAGCCTATAAGGAGTTGTATGGTTTATACTCGAAAGCAATGTTTAATGTCTCTCTTCGGATTCTAAATAATAACGAAGAAGCAAAAGATGTGTTACAAGATTCGTTCACAAAGGCTTTCCAGAAAATTGCAAGTTTTGATGAAAAACATTCATTCGGAGTATGGTTAAAACGAATCACAATTAATAGCTCACTTGACGTCCTAAAAAAGCGAAAACTAAATTTTATTTCTCTTGAAGATGAACATTACATGGCATCTGAAATAATTGATGATGAAAACGCAGATGAAGATGATGAGGCGATCTATGATGTCGAAACAATAAGAGATTGCGTTTTAAAGTTACCCGACGGATATAGAACCGTGCTTTCTCTTTACTTATTTGAAGAATATAGTCATAGAGAAATTGCAGAATTTCTTAACATCAGCGAAGGCACTTCCAAATCGCAGTATAACCGAGCAAAGAAAAAACTGATTGACCTGATAAAACTTAATACTATTTCTGATGGAAGATAA
- a CDS encoding NAD(P)(+) transhydrogenase (Re/Si-specific) subunit beta, with protein MTLLINIFFLLASVGLILGIKLMGNPIRAKIGNAVALLAMFIAIVATDILLIQDSYKTTNLILLISTISAGTLIGYYFSYRVEMTAMPQLVSLFNAFGGACAVIIGFNEALNYYHEPNIISALVLISGVVLGGVSFSGSIVAMYKLSGKISHVNGGLYRYVSKILLVVMLLFTLNQFSNSNGSLSLPFFVILISVLALAYGVSFTMPIGGADMPVMISFLNAITGVATAFSGIIFDNPVMLIGGIIVGSTGMLLTFKMCKAMNRSLKNVLAGKTKSGNTIGGSKSDHQADIKTITSVEVASMLAFSKRVAIIPGFGMAVSQAQQACYEVHKKLESNGVQVKYIIHPVAGRMPGHMNVLLAEANIDYRHILEMDEVNQSMDQFDLAIIIGANDVVNPAAEDDENSLIFGMPIIKAYKAKQVVVMKRGMSSGYSGETNTLFERGNCKLLFGDAKDSLTHILEELKKI; from the coding sequence ATGACGTTACTCATCAATATTTTTTTTTTACTCGCATCTGTCGGCTTGATTTTAGGAATAAAATTAATGGGGAATCCAATCCGTGCAAAAATTGGTAATGCTGTTGCTTTGCTTGCCATGTTTATTGCTATTGTAGCGACAGACATTTTGTTGATTCAGGATTCTTATAAAACAACTAATTTAATTTTACTAATATCTACTATTTCTGCGGGAACACTGATAGGATATTATTTTTCATACCGTGTTGAAATGACTGCTATGCCACAACTGGTATCGCTTTTCAATGCATTTGGTGGAGCCTGTGCAGTAATTATTGGTTTCAATGAAGCACTAAACTATTATCACGAACCGAATATAATTTCTGCACTCGTTCTAATTTCAGGTGTTGTGTTAGGGGGTGTTTCTTTCTCCGGAAGTATCGTTGCTATGTATAAACTTTCCGGAAAAATCAGTCATGTAAATGGCGGACTCTATCGTTATGTTTCAAAGATATTATTAGTTGTGATGTTGTTGTTCACATTGAATCAGTTTTCAAATTCGAATGGCTCACTGAGCTTGCCCTTTTTCGTCATCCTGATTTCAGTACTTGCATTGGCTTATGGTGTTTCATTTACCATGCCTATTGGTGGTGCTGATATGCCAGTAATGATTTCTTTTTTAAATGCCATAACAGGAGTTGCTACTGCATTCTCTGGTATAATTTTTGACAACCCGGTGATGTTGATTGGTGGCATCATTGTAGGTTCCACAGGCATGCTCCTCACATTTAAAATGTGTAAAGCAATGAACCGATCGCTGAAGAATGTATTAGCAGGAAAAACAAAATCAGGCAATACAATTGGTGGAAGTAAATCAGATCATCAAGCGGATATCAAAACAATCACCTCGGTCGAAGTTGCATCCATGCTTGCATTCTCAAAACGTGTAGCTATTATTCCAGGTTTTGGAATGGCTGTTTCTCAAGCGCAACAAGCGTGTTATGAAGTACACAAAAAACTGGAGTCAAATGGTGTGCAAGTGAAATACATCATTCATCCGGTTGCAGGCAGAATGCCGGGACACATGAACGTGTTGCTTGCAGAGGCCAACATTGATTACCGCCACATTTTGGAAATGGATGAAGTAAATCAGAGTATGGATCAATTTGATCTGGCTATTATTATTGGTGCAAATGACGTTGTGAATCCCGCAGCAGAAGACGACGAGAATAGTTTAATTTTTGGAATGCCAATCATCAAAGCATACAAGGCAAAACAAGTGGTGGTGATGAAAAGAGGAATGTCAAGTGGTTACTCCGGCGAAACAAATACATTGTTTGAAAGAGGTAATTGCAAATTATTATTCGGAGATGCCAAAGATAGTTTAACGCATATTCTGGAAGAACTAAAAAAAATATAA